One genomic window of Brienomyrus brachyistius isolate T26 chromosome 16, BBRACH_0.4, whole genome shotgun sequence includes the following:
- the gpr45 gene encoding high-affinity lysophosphatidic acid receptor has product MSAMAACNSSSLDLCVLQDPSMMEILPEKYALIMPITLRVVLAAVMICMIGIGFMGNAIVCLIVYQKPAMRSAINLLLATLAFSDIMLSLLCMPFTAVTVISADWHFGGEFCRVSVMLYWFFVLEGVSILLIISVDRFLIIVQRQDKLTPHRAKVMIGASWMLSFFVSLPTVVGWTVVEVPTRPLQCVLGYSESLADRGYMVLLAVAVFFVPFGVMLYSYLCILNTVRRNALRIHNHAESLCLNQVSKLGLTGLQRPPQVNVDVSFKTRAFTTILILFIGFSVCWMPHTVVSLLAVFSSSFYFSPTFYPISVGALWLSYLKTVFNPIIYCWRIRKFREACLEFMPKTCRIFPKIPGRSRRRIRPSNLYMCGETQSAV; this is encoded by the coding sequence ATGTCTGCCATGGCTGCCTGCAATAGCAGCTCACTGGACTTGTGTGTCCTGCAGGACCCCAGCATGATGGAGATACTGCCCGAGAAGTACGCACTCATCATGCCCATCACGCTCAGGGTGGTGCTGGCCGCTGTCATGATCTGCATGATTGGCATCGGTTTCATGGGCAACGCCATTGTGTGCCTCATTGTCTACCAGAAGCCAGCCATGCGCTCTGCCATCAACCTGCTCCTAGCCACGCTGGCCTTCTCCGACATCATGCTGTCGCTCCTCTGTATGCCCTTCACAGCGGTCACCGTCATCTCCGCTGACTGGCACTTCGGTGGCGAGTTCTGCCGTGTGTCCGTCATGCTCTACTGGTTCTTCGTCCTGGAGGGCGTCTCCATCCTCCTCATCATCAGCGTGGACCGCTTCCTCATCATTGTCCAGCGGCAGGACAAGCTGACGCCACACCGTGCCAAGGTGATGATCGGCGCTTCCTGGATGCTGTCCTTCTTCGTGTCCCTGCCCACCGTGGTGGGCTGGACCGTGGTGGAGGTGCCAACCCGGCCCCTGCAGTGTGTCCTGGGCTACAGCGAGTCCTTGGCAGACCGCGGCTACATGGTGCTGCTGGCGGTCGCCGTATTCTTCGTGCCGTTCGGCGTCATGCTCTACTCCTACCTCTGCATCCTGAACACGGTGCGCCGCAACGCCTTGCGCATCCACAACCACGCCGAGAGCCTCTGCCTCAACCAGGTCAGCAAGCTGGGCCTGACTGGTCTCCAGAGGCCGCCGCAGGTCAACGTGGATGTCAGCTTCAAGACACGGGCATTCACCACCATTCTCATCCTCTTCATTGGCTTCTCGGTGTGTTGGATGCCACACACCGTGGTCAGTCTGTTGGCAGTCTTCAGCAGCAGCTTCTACTTCAGCCCCACGTTCTACCCCATCAGTGTGGGGGCACTGTGGCTCAGCTACTTGAAGACCGTTTTCAACCCCATCATCTACTgctggagaatcaggaagtttAGGGAAGCTTGCCTGGAGTTTATGCCCAAGACCTGCAGGATCTTCCCCAAGATTCCAGGACGCAGTCGACGGAGGATCCGCCCCAGCAACCTCTACATGTGCGGTGAAACCCAATCAGCTGTGTAA